Proteins from a genomic interval of Magnetococcales bacterium:
- a CDS encoding dTMP kinase, with protein sequence MPGRFITFEGGEGGGKSSQLLRLAKRLRERGIGILCSREPGGTELAEEIRKLLVRRSGADSLAAETEWLLVTAARFEHVRRVIRPALQEGSWVLCDRFFDSTLAYQGFGRGLNTEMLQRLQTMLFPDLRPDLTLLLDVSPEVGLARSRGGEKGEDRFETESLLFHQRVRQGFLTLAAEESRRIRVIDAALSEEQVSTAIWQQVTDVFLSDLS encoded by the coding sequence ATGCCGGGGCGGTTCATCACCTTCGAAGGTGGCGAGGGCGGCGGAAAGAGCAGCCAATTGTTGCGTCTGGCCAAACGGTTGCGGGAGCGGGGCATCGGGATCCTCTGCAGTCGGGAACCGGGTGGCACGGAACTGGCGGAAGAGATTCGCAAGCTGCTGGTGCGCCGTAGCGGCGCGGACTCTCTGGCCGCCGAAACCGAGTGGCTGCTGGTGACGGCGGCCCGTTTCGAACATGTGCGCCGGGTGATCCGGCCTGCTCTGCAGGAAGGATCCTGGGTGCTGTGCGACCGCTTTTTCGACTCGACCCTGGCCTATCAGGGTTTCGGGCGGGGGCTGAATACGGAGATGTTGCAGCGGTTGCAGACCATGCTCTTTCCCGATCTCCGGCCCGACCTGACCCTGCTTCTCGATGTGAGCCCGGAGGTGGGACTGGCCCGCAGCCGGGGTGGGGAAAAGGGGGAAGACCGGTTCGAGACGGAATCGCTGCTGTTTCACCAAAGGGTGCGTCAGGGCTTTTTGACCCTGGCGGCGGAAGAATCCCGGCGCATTCGGGTCATCGACGCCGCCCTTTCGGAAGAGCAGGTGTCCACGGCCATTTGGCAACAGGTGACGGATGTCTTCCTTTCCGACCTTTCATGA
- a CDS encoding YchF/TatD family DNA exonuclease → MFWDSHAHLTFADFAGEREAILQRAHAAGVEGIISIGTRKAEVPELVALCRQSPSPLLAVTVGIHPHHAAEEALSVEELVELASRPGVVAIGETGLDFFYNHSDTASQEASFRRHIRAACRMGLPLVIHTRDAESRTRAILEEEDAAAVGGVLHCFSASRDMADWAVEQGFHLSLSGMVTFKAAGALRETVAGLPLERLLLETDSPYLAPVPHRGRRNEPAFVAEVAAAVAAIQGRRLDEVAEVTSANTRRLFRLENGLPGSPSHREVLAYVLRGSLYLNISRGCTLHCAFCPKWQAPVIGDFDLSLRKNPRAEEVIQAMGDIGSYREVVFCGFGEPTLRLGVLLEVAREVKRQGGRVRINTDGLANRVHRRDVTPELAGLIDEVSVSLNAQNAVVYNRHCQPAFPDAWEEVQDFIRKAVRFVPTVTATAIDGLPGVDMEACESLALSLGARFRARFLNDVG, encoded by the coding sequence ATGTTTTGGGACAGTCACGCCCATCTGACCTTTGCGGATTTCGCCGGCGAGAGAGAAGCGATTTTGCAGCGGGCTCATGCGGCCGGTGTGGAGGGTATCATCAGTATCGGCACCCGGAAGGCCGAGGTGCCGGAGCTGGTTGCCCTGTGTCGCCAGAGCCCGTCGCCACTTCTGGCCGTAACGGTGGGAATTCATCCCCATCATGCCGCCGAGGAGGCGTTGAGTGTGGAGGAGTTGGTGGAGCTGGCTTCCCGGCCGGGAGTGGTGGCCATCGGGGAGACCGGTCTCGACTTCTTTTACAACCACAGCGATACCGCCAGTCAGGAGGCCTCTTTTCGCCGTCATATCCGGGCGGCCTGCCGTATGGGCCTGCCCCTGGTCATTCATACACGAGATGCCGAATCCCGCACCCGCGCCATCCTCGAAGAGGAGGACGCCGCTGCCGTCGGTGGGGTGCTGCACTGTTTTTCGGCATCCCGTGATATGGCGGATTGGGCGGTGGAGCAGGGTTTCCACCTCTCCCTTTCGGGCATGGTGACCTTCAAGGCCGCCGGGGCCTTGCGGGAGACCGTGGCCGGTTTGCCACTGGAGCGGTTGCTGCTGGAGACCGATTCCCCCTATCTGGCGCCGGTTCCTCACCGGGGGCGGCGCAACGAACCTGCCTTCGTGGCGGAAGTCGCTGCTGCGGTGGCAGCCATTCAGGGGCGCCGTCTTGACGAAGTCGCCGAGGTGACCAGCGCCAATACCCGGCGATTGTTTCGTCTGGAAAACGGATTGCCGGGGTCTCCCTCCCATCGGGAGGTGCTGGCCTATGTCTTGAGAGGTTCGCTCTATCTCAACATCTCCCGGGGCTGCACCCTGCACTGCGCTTTTTGCCCCAAGTGGCAGGCCCCGGTCATCGGTGATTTCGACCTCTCCTTGCGAAAGAACCCCCGTGCCGAAGAGGTTATTCAGGCCATGGGCGACATTGGCTCTTATCGGGAAGTGGTTTTTTGCGGTTTTGGCGAACCTACTCTGCGCCTGGGGGTGCTTCTGGAAGTGGCGCGTGAGGTCAAGCGTCAGGGCGGTCGGGTGCGCATCAATACCGACGGACTGGCCAATCGGGTGCATCGTCGGGATGTCACACCCGAGTTGGCCGGTTTGATCGACGAGGTTTCCGTTTCGCTCAACGCGCAAAACGCCGTGGTTTATAACCGGCATTGTCAGCCGGCTTTTCCGGATGCCTGGGAGGAGGTGCAGGATTTCATTCGTAAAGCGGTGCGTTTTGTACCCACGGTGACCGCCACGGCCATCGACGGTTTACCCGGTGTGGACATGGAGGCCTGCGAATCATTGGCCTTGTCCCTGGGGGCGCGTTTTCGGGCACGATTCTTGAATGATGTCGGGTGA
- the holB gene encoding DNA polymerase III subunit delta' yields MSSFPTFHDHVGHASQVAGLHQQLARGQLGHAYLFTGPAGVGKKHLALALAGAVFCPRPAPDGGACGACKSCRQLASGNHPDLLHLQVEEGRTRISIDQVRDLIAFLQLTPTESRRKIGLIDEVTLMNEQSANALLRTLEEPPGEALLFLVTERPGILLPTIRSRCQILHLAPLSAAEMEAFVAGAVDEAQQVTARSFLALAEGAPGRLRQWLEGDMAELWARWNQDLDTVDAGNIGDLCLRAEFWSQPERFSRTGEFLRMWLRKRIHALLGKTCYADTVRIWLQGAFWSLQLWQRSSVFNLNRNLVMECLFIHLARIKNHE; encoded by the coding sequence ATGTCTTCCTTTCCGACCTTTCATGACCATGTCGGGCATGCGTCGCAGGTGGCCGGCTTGCATCAGCAGTTGGCCCGTGGGCAGCTTGGCCATGCCTATCTCTTCACCGGACCGGCAGGTGTCGGCAAGAAGCATCTGGCCCTGGCCCTGGCCGGCGCGGTGTTTTGTCCCCGGCCCGCTCCGGATGGAGGGGCCTGCGGGGCGTGCAAATCGTGTCGCCAACTCGCTTCCGGCAACCATCCCGATCTGCTGCACCTGCAGGTGGAGGAGGGGCGCACCCGCATCAGTATCGATCAGGTGCGGGATCTGATCGCTTTTCTGCAGTTGACCCCCACGGAGTCCCGCCGCAAAATCGGTCTGATCGACGAAGTCACCCTGATGAACGAACAGTCGGCCAATGCCCTGTTGCGTACCCTGGAGGAGCCTCCCGGAGAGGCGCTGCTCTTTCTGGTGACGGAACGTCCGGGGATCCTGTTGCCCACCATTCGTTCCCGCTGCCAGATTTTGCATCTGGCCCCGCTCTCGGCGGCGGAGATGGAAGCCTTCGTGGCAGGAGCGGTGGATGAGGCGCAACAGGTAACCGCCCGGAGTTTTCTGGCACTGGCGGAGGGGGCTCCCGGTCGTCTGCGACAATGGCTGGAGGGCGATATGGCCGAGCTTTGGGCACGCTGGAACCAGGATCTCGATACGGTGGATGCCGGCAACATCGGTGACTTGTGTCTGCGCGCCGAATTCTGGAGCCAGCCCGAGCGATTTTCCCGAACCGGCGAGTTTTTGCGCATGTGGTTGAGAAAGCGTATTCATGCGTTGCTCGGAAAAACCTGTTATGCTGATACGGTCCGAATCTGGTTGCAGGGGGCTTTTTGGAGTTTGCAGCTCTGGCAACGCAGCAGTGTTTTCAATCTCAATCGAAACCTGGTGATGGAATGCCTTTTCATCCATCTGGCGCGGATCAAAAACCATGAATGA